In one Neobacillus sp. WH10 genomic region, the following are encoded:
- a CDS encoding acyl-CoA dehydrogenase translates to MNFDLTSEQEMIKRTIRQFADEEVAPSALERDRTKQFPVEVFKKLAEMGIMGLPFPEEYGGGGADTVSFAIVVEELSRVCGSTGITYSAHISLGGAPLYLFGTEEQKQKYLTPICTGESFGAFGLTEPNAGSDAGGTRTTAKEINGEYVINGNKCFITNASFAKHLALTAVTGEKDGKKEISAIIVPTNADGFTVIDNYEKMGLNSSNTTELVLEDVRVPAQNLLGKRGEGFRQFLITLDGGRIGIGAMAVGIAQGAYEKALAYAKERKQFGKSISSFQAIQFKLADMAMKIELARNMVYKAAWLKDKGRPFSKEAAMCKLYASEICMEVTDQAVQIHGGYGYMKEYHVERMMRDAKLLEIGEGTSEVQRMVISRLIGC, encoded by the coding sequence ATGAATTTTGATTTAACTTCTGAACAAGAAATGATTAAACGAACAATACGCCAGTTTGCGGATGAAGAAGTTGCACCTAGTGCTTTAGAACGTGATAGAACTAAGCAATTTCCTGTAGAGGTATTTAAGAAGCTGGCAGAGATGGGAATTATGGGACTGCCTTTTCCGGAAGAATACGGAGGTGGAGGAGCAGATACGGTTAGCTTTGCCATTGTTGTGGAAGAATTAAGCAGAGTATGCGGCTCGACCGGAATAACTTATTCTGCCCATATTTCTTTAGGCGGAGCACCTCTTTATTTGTTTGGAACGGAGGAGCAAAAACAAAAATATTTAACTCCTATTTGTACAGGAGAATCTTTTGGGGCATTTGGATTAACGGAACCAAATGCCGGCTCAGATGCAGGGGGCACAAGAACAACTGCCAAAGAAATAAACGGTGAATATGTTATAAATGGTAATAAGTGTTTTATTACCAATGCAAGTTTTGCTAAGCATTTAGCTTTAACAGCCGTGACTGGTGAAAAAGACGGTAAAAAGGAAATTAGTGCGATAATTGTCCCAACAAATGCAGATGGTTTTACTGTCATTGATAATTATGAAAAAATGGGCTTGAATTCATCGAATACGACGGAGCTTGTATTGGAAGATGTAAGAGTGCCTGCCCAAAATCTTTTAGGGAAGCGTGGAGAGGGCTTTAGACAGTTTTTAATTACGCTTGATGGTGGACGTATCGGGATTGGTGCAATGGCTGTAGGCATTGCTCAAGGAGCGTATGAAAAGGCCCTTGCCTACGCAAAGGAACGAAAGCAATTCGGCAAATCGATTTCCTCCTTTCAAGCAATTCAATTTAAGCTCGCGGATATGGCAATGAAAATTGAATTAGCACGAAATATGGTGTATAAAGCAGCATGGTTAAAAGACAAAGGCAGACCTTTTTCAAAAGAAGCTGCAATGTGTAAATTGTATGCTTCAGAAATTTGTATGGAAGTAACAGATCAAGCTGTGCAAATTCATGGAGGATACGGCTATATGAAGGAATATCATGTTGAGAGAATGATGCGTGATGCAAAGCTGCTTGAAATTGGTGAGGGTACATCGGAAGTTCAAAGAATGGTTATTTCACGATTAATTGGTTGTTAA
- the cccA gene encoding cytochrome c550 yields MNRNPVIPYILVFVFGIVLVFFLSFKGLGDMKEVAKDKGEGKGGGKTEVAASNPEDIYKSTCIGCHGDQYQGGVGPSLKGTGLSKDEVKDILTNGKGTGMPQGLVKAEQIDAMAEWVSKLK; encoded by the coding sequence ATGAATCGAAATCCGGTAATTCCTTACATTCTCGTCTTTGTTTTTGGAATTGTCCTAGTGTTTTTCTTATCTTTCAAAGGTCTTGGGGATATGAAAGAAGTAGCCAAAGATAAGGGCGAAGGTAAAGGTGGGGGAAAAACAGAAGTTGCCGCATCAAATCCAGAAGATATTTATAAATCTACTTGTATCGGCTGTCATGGTGATCAATACCAAGGAGGAGTGGGTCCTTCATTAAAAGGTACTGGTTTATCAAAAGATGAAGTCAAGGATATTCTTACTAATGGTAAAGGTACAGGTATGCCGCAAGGTCTTGTAAAAGCAGAACAAATAGACGCAATGGCAGAGTGGGTTTCTAAATTAAAGTAA